In Plasmodium gaboni strain SY75 chromosome 8, whole genome shotgun sequence, one DNA window encodes the following:
- a CDS encoding putative alpha/beta hydrolase, which translates to MFHLYELLMFFLRHPRDEYDEEFLGPIFMHFYDKNYYRKDLIIKNRRGEKLKCSFFTPFNYNENTPCVIYTHSASSCQLEVLDILHILLLCECSIFSYDCSGCGLSDGYYSTKGWNESQDLYLILNHLHNVEKIKNFVLWGKYSGAVTSIIAAALYGNIKLLILDSPYVSLIELYKTTFHLNAKKKGEIFFKNVCLYLVRKQIKKKFHYDINNVCPIFFIEDITIPTIYIISKNDKIVHPVHSLYFAYKQQKAYKIFFISESSTQTYENFSYENKLTIAIKTILYGYSINSIEFKKVFDVYAYWKLFYSLKDKYENEFDFIDKLITKKLNQKNKIIKNVKKFILFKYESKSSLNSSTQSTMDSIREFNTNKEYSHDKLFAENKCENYNIDQYKHSGNISECLFSDIDIMTVDHNVTTNTFKDKLLNNLHNFNQTYGNIEEQQKESELLHMQSARSSLKSKKNTYKKSLTWDSKLQSSITYFKEDCPFQLLKND; encoded by the exons ATGTTTCATTTATACGAACTGttaatgttttttttaagacATCCAAGAGATGAATATGATGAAGAATTTTTAGGTCCTATATTTATGcatttttatgataaaaattattataggaaagatttaattataaaaaatcGAAGAGGAGagaaattaaaatgttcttttttcacaccttttaattataatgagAACACACCTTGtgttatatatacacattCTGCAAGTAGTTGTCAATTAGAAGTTTTGGATATACTacatattcttttattatgtGAATGTTCTATATTTTCCTATGATTGTTCAGGTTGTGGTTTATCAGATGGATATTATTCTACTAAGGGTTGGAATGAATCTCAAgatttatatttgatattAAATCATTTACATAATGTagaaaagataaaaaattttgttttatgGGGAAAATATTCCGGTGCTGTAACTTCAATAATAGCAGCAGCCTTGTatggaaatataaaattgttG ATTCTGGACTCACCATATGTATCTTTAattgaattatataaaacaacATTTCACTTGAACGCTAAGAAAAAAGGAGagatattttttaaaaatgtctgtttatatttagtaagaaaacaaattaaaaagaagttccattatgatataaataatgtgtgcccaatattttttattgaaGATATTACAATACCTacaatttatattatttcaaaAAACGATAAAATAGTACATCCTGTTcattctttatattttgcatataaacaacaaaaagcatataaaattttttttatatcagAATCTTCAACTCAAacatatgaaaatttttcttatgaaaataaattaacTATAGCTATTAAAACCATATTATATGGATACTCTATTAATAGTAtagaatttaaaaaagtCTTTGATGTATATGCTTATTggaaattattttatagTTTGAAAGATAAGTATGAAAATGAATTTGATTTTATTGATAAattaataacaaaaaaattaaatcaaaaaaataaaattattaaaaatgttaaaaaGTTTATTCTATTCAAGTATGAATCCAAGTCTTCCTTAAACTCATCAAC CCAGTCAACTATGGATTCCATTAGAGAATTCAATACga ATAAGGAATATTCTCATGACAAATTATTCGCAGAAAATAAATGTGAAAACTATAATATTGACCAATATAAGCATTCTGGAAATATTAGTGAATGCTTATTTTCTGATATCGATATTATGACAGTTGATCATAACGTTACCACCAATACTTTTAAAGATAAACTTTTGAATAATTTACATAACTTTAATCAAACATATGGAAATATTGAAGAACAACAAAAAGAATCGGAATTATTACACATGCAAAGCGCAAGGAGTTCTTTAAAATCAa AgaaaaatacatataaaaaatctTTAACATGGGATAGCAAACTTCAGAGTTCCATTACTTATTTCAAAGAAGATTGTCCATTTCAATTGTTAAAGAATgattaa
- a CDS encoding membrane skeletal protein IMC1-like protein, which translates to MQGETINVPSSSVPYTFEHSKHLKSKILKPIRQEKVVKVPVTQYVEKIVEKEQIKYVNKYVDVIKPIITYKTKHISKPIYLDKIKYQPKVIEKEKIIHIPKIEYRNKIVEIPVYVHKENIIEKKVPLIVERVVPVLKVNRVEKEILTNSFEIPEICDMTKNENNIHLGKNMHETNQQISCNVSEKGNSFVSEINKEKSDIYNIETYRHMGTTNASPNVYSQLEISSSNMDNQNVETLKDKNNVVDGNDTSDEEEYTEGNLEHKNETRYHEATNEYSNYDFTSEKNEKINDEENNSKEIINSNMEENYYDIDERFKDSNISHVSIHLPEEKGIEQPTYEQNYMNSCNNNYNIVESNLRDISGSVYNNVNTYGTYYSDHMNPQFDKTFVNQSYNGSNGYIQKIMERNNIPNYSTNTMEHLKIVEEKHPNSSNLHISNERFSTLPSVYGARSITGKSNFVPSYANSNGQAIVSVRPATIVEYVPKSKKYKASLCNFINKCCGNM; encoded by the coding sequence atgcAAGGCGAAACAATTAATGTCCCTTCTTCTAGTGTTCCTTACACCTTTGAACATTCAAAACATTTGAAGAGTAAAATTCTTAAACCAATACGACAAGAAAAAGTAGTGAAAGTTCCTGTTACTCAATATGTAGAAAAAATAGTAGAAAAAGAACAAattaaatatgtaaataaatatgtagATGTTATTAAACCTATAATTACCTATAAAACAAAACATATTTCAAAACCCATTTACTTAGATAAAATTAAGTATCAGCCAAAAGTAATAGAGaaggaaaaaattatacatataccCAAAATAGAGTACAGAAACAAAATTGTAGAAATACCAGTATACGTTCATAAAGAAAACATCATAGAAAAAAAGGTCCCTCTAATTGTAGAACGTGTTGTTCCAGTATTAAAAGTAAACAGAGTTGAGAAAGAAATTTTGACTAATAGCTTTGAAATACCTGAAATCTGTGATATGACAaagaatgaaaataatatacatttaGGAAAAAATATGCATGAGACAAACCAACAAATTTCTTGTAATGTTTCAGAGAAGGGTAATTCATTTGTATCCGAAATaaacaaagaaaaaagtgatatttataatatcgAAACATATAGACATATGGGAACAACCAATGCATCACCTAACGTTTATTCACAATTGGAGATATCATCTTCAAATATGGATAACCAAAATGTTGAAACATTgaaagataaaaataatgtagTTGATGGTAATGATACATCTGATGAAGAGGAATACACTGAAGGAAACTTGgaacataaaaatgaaacaaGATACCATGAAGCTACAAATGAATATTCTAATTATGATTTTACATCAGagaaaaatgaaaaaataaatgatgaagaaaaCAATTCTAAGGAAATAATTAATAGCAATATGGAAGAAAATTACTATGATATTGATGAACGTTTTAAGGATTCCAATATTTCTCATGTAAGTATTCATTTACCAGAAGAAAAAGGAATTGAACAACCGACCTATgaacaaaattatatgaattcctgtaataataattacaatATAGTAGAATCTAATTTAAGAGATATTAGTGGTTCagtatataataatgttaaCACGTATGGTACATATTATTCTGATCATATGAACCCACAATTTGATAAAACATTTGTTAACCAATCATATAACGGTTCTAACGGttatattcaaaaaataatggaaagaaataatattccTAATTATAGTACAAATACAATGGAACACCTCAAAATAGTAGAAGAAAAACATCCAAATTCATCGAATTTACATATATCTAATGAAAGGTTTTCAACATTACCTAGTGTATATGGCGCACGTTCGATTACAGGGAAATCTAATTTTGTTCCTTCCTATGCTAATAGTAATGGGCAAGCAATTGTATCAGTACGACCTGCAACAATTGTAGAGTATGTACCtaaatcaaaaaaatacaaaGCTTCATTGTGcaattttattaataaatgCTGTGGTAATATGTAA
- a CDS encoding lipoate-protein ligase B, with translation MNKINLLVLLSLTFIILLNPNMKVGKLKNKKNYGLSYQYFKNKSYTLSRHTFIKPIKNIKINYQKKKKMNLTNEICILNCSEKLIDYKLAFELQNILHHSKIIMKNINEVKTSNHLDLKKIKNFKENMEKYDFCFILQHTPCYTLGSVANCSDILLDKENYYIEELGDIYNNLNSNEIIQLMNRCETIQDKINQSHIYNENTNYFNNFLKNCRQRKIPIYRVNRGGKATFHGPGQLVLYFIFNLKNYPANYNERIINTHYKYTNKESFPSKTSEYEKYNLYTNPNSKENTSYIERTFDLHTTINNFQKIGMKALQKFNIKTECKKDTIGIFYKDKKIISIGLKIRKYISMHGLSLNFNLDNNFLKYLLSCGMTHNNYISMHEINEIKKKNYNYQKDEIASSSNILNELTFNITESLKKVFKVKVRNIKDIREMFN, from the coding sequence atgaataaaataaaccTACTTGTACTACTTTCTTTAACTTTTATTATACTATTAAATCCAAATATGAAAGTTggaaaattaaaaaataaaaaaaattatggGTTGTCATAtcaatattttaaaaataaatcatatacTTTAAGTAGACATACATTCATAAAAccaataaaaaatataaaaataaattatcagaaaaaaaaaaaaatgaaccTAACAAATGAAATTTGTATTTTGAATTGTAGTGAAAAGTTAATAGATTATAAACTAGCTTTTGAACTTCAAAATATACTGCATCATtcaaaaattattatgaaaaatataaatgaagTAAAAACATCAAATCATTtagatttaaaaaaaataaaaaatttcaaAGAAAACATGGAAAAATATGATTTCTGCTTTATATTACAACATACTCCATGTTATACCCTAGGTAGTGTAGCAAATTGTAGTGATATACTTCTAGATAAggaaaattattatattgaaGAATTAGgagatatatataataatttgaatTCGAATGAAATTATCCAACTTATGAATAGATGTGAAACAATTCAAGATAAAATTAATCAAtctcatatatataatgagaatacaaattatttcaataattttttaaaaaattgtaGACAAAGAAAAATACCCATTTATCGCGTAAACAGAGGAGGTAAAGCTACATTTCATGGTCCTGGGCAGTtagtattatattttatatttaatttaaaaaacTATCCAGCCAATTATAATGAGCGAATTATAAATACGCactataaatatacaaataaagAAAGCTTTCCATCAAAAACATCggaatatgaaaaatataacttATATACAAATCCAAACAGTAAAGAAAACACATCGTATATAGAACGCACTTTTGATTTGCACACAACAATAAATAACTTTCAAAAAATTGGTATGAAAGCTTTGcaaaaatttaatattaaaacaGAATGTAAAAAAGATACAATAGGTATCTTTTATAaggataaaaaaattatatccATAGGACtgaaaataagaaaatatatatctatgCATGGATTGtcattaaattttaatctcgataacaattttttaaaatatctaTTATCATGTGGTATGACTCacaataattatatatcaatgcatgaaataaatgaaataaaaaaaaaaaattataattatcaaaaAGATGAAATAGCTAGTAGctcaaatatattaaatgaattaaCATTCAATATAACGGAGtcattaaaaaaagtgTTTAAAGTAAAAGTAAggaatataaaagatatacGCGAAATGTTTAATtaa